The following coding sequences lie in one Prochlorococcus marinus XMU1419 genomic window:
- the uvrC gene encoding excinuclease ABC subunit UvrC: protein MSNSSIEKINNKYNFKIEYKLINNKELLKTRLSEIPKSSGCYLFKDIDNNLLYIGKSKKLRSRVSSYFNNYSDLTPRLSLMVRQITEIEIIVTDSEYEALNLESNLIKTNKPYFNILLKDDKKYPYLCITWSEKYPRIFITRRRRNRNNLDRYYGPYVDVGLLRRTLFTIKKIFPLRQRPRPVYKDRTCLNYSIGRCPGVCQEVISSDDYKKIMKQVSMIFQGRNDDLEIFLQKKMLQFSNDLDYENAAKIRDQISGLKLLTESQKISIPDSSINRDIFGIVSEKNVASIQIFQMRSGKLIGRIGYSQKLNNEDENLILQKILEEHYMNVEPVEIPSEILIQYNLPKQATIEDWLTELRKKKVKILIPKRNKKHETVEMVLKNAKLELDRILNGIQDNESSIEDLAQILELSEQPKRIEGYDISHIQGSDPVASQVVFIDGVPSKQHYRKYKIKDPNVFIGHSDDFASIYEVIQRRFKKWSRFKESGGDFSILNDKTNSKLDNELLSDWPDLIMIDGGKGQLNAAIKALKELNLEEEVTICSLAKKNEEIFIPGFTKSLDTDENQKGVLLLRRVRDEAHRFALSFHREKRSKRMNRSQLSQISGLGPSRIRELLEHFKSIDAIRIASKEDLSKVKGLGKNSVNDIYEYFNEL, encoded by the coding sequence ATGAGTAATTCCTCTATCGAAAAAATAAATAACAAATATAATTTTAAAATTGAATATAAATTAATTAATAATAAGGAGTTATTAAAAACAAGATTATCCGAAATTCCAAAGTCATCTGGTTGTTATCTTTTTAAAGATATTGATAATAACCTACTTTATATCGGTAAATCTAAAAAACTACGCAGTAGAGTAAGTAGTTATTTCAATAATTATTCAGATTTAACTCCCCGATTAAGTTTGATGGTCCGTCAAATAACTGAAATAGAAATAATAGTCACAGATAGCGAATATGAAGCATTAAATTTAGAGTCAAATTTAATTAAAACAAACAAACCATATTTTAATATTCTTTTAAAGGATGATAAGAAATATCCATATCTTTGTATAACTTGGAGTGAAAAATATCCTCGAATATTTATTACAAGAAGAAGAAGAAATAGAAATAATTTAGATAGATATTATGGACCTTATGTTGATGTCGGATTATTAAGGAGAACATTATTTACGATAAAAAAAATATTTCCACTTAGACAAAGACCAAGGCCAGTCTATAAAGATAGAACTTGTTTGAATTATTCAATAGGAAGATGTCCAGGTGTTTGCCAAGAAGTTATATCATCTGACGATTATAAAAAAATAATGAAACAAGTATCTATGATATTTCAGGGAAGAAATGATGACTTAGAAATATTTTTACAAAAAAAAATGCTGCAATTTTCAAATGATTTAGATTATGAGAATGCAGCAAAAATAAGAGACCAAATTTCAGGTTTAAAATTATTAACTGAATCACAAAAAATATCAATACCAGATTCTTCAATTAATAGAGATATCTTTGGAATAGTTTCAGAAAAAAATGTAGCTAGTATACAAATTTTCCAAATGAGATCAGGTAAGCTCATTGGGAGAATTGGCTATAGTCAAAAATTAAATAATGAAGATGAAAATCTTATTTTACAAAAGATATTAGAAGAGCATTATATGAATGTTGAACCTGTAGAAATACCATCAGAAATTCTTATTCAATATAATCTTCCAAAACAAGCAACCATAGAGGATTGGTTAACGGAGCTAAGAAAAAAGAAAGTAAAAATCCTAATCCCAAAAAGAAATAAAAAACATGAAACTGTAGAGATGGTTTTAAAAAATGCGAAATTAGAATTAGATAGAATATTAAATGGGATACAAGATAATGAATCATCAATTGAGGATCTTGCCCAAATACTTGAATTAAGCGAACAACCTAAAAGAATTGAAGGCTATGATATAAGCCATATTCAAGGTAGTGACCCTGTAGCATCACAAGTCGTTTTTATTGATGGGGTTCCTTCTAAACAGCATTATAGGAAATATAAAATTAAAGATCCAAACGTTTTTATAGGACATAGTGATGATTTTGCTTCGATATATGAAGTAATACAAAGAAGGTTTAAAAAATGGTCAAGATTTAAAGAAAGCGGAGGGGATTTTTCAATATTAAATGATAAAACGAACAGTAAATTAGACAATGAACTTCTATCAGATTGGCCTGATTTAATAATGATTGATGGAGGAAAAGGACAGTTAAATGCAGCTATTAAAGCATTAAAAGAATTAAATCTTGAGGAAGAAGTAACTATATGTTCATTGGCAAAAAAAAATGAAGAAATATTTATTCCAGGATTTACTAAGTCTCTTGATACTGATGAAAATCAAAAAGGAGTTCTTCTATTAAGAAGGGTAAGAGATGAAGCACATAGATTTGCATTATCTTTTCATAGAGAAAAAAGATCTAAAAGAATGAATAGATCTCAATTGTCCCAAATCAGTGGATTAGGACCATCAAGAATAAGAGAATTGCTTGAGCATTTCAAATCAATAGACGCGATAAGAATAGCTAGTAAGGAGGATTTATCAAAAGTTAAAGGACTTGGAAAAAATTCAGTTAATGATATATATGAATATTTTAACGAGTTATAA
- the hemJ gene encoding protoporphyrinogen oxidase HemJ gives MAAEAYLWFKSLHIIGVIVWFAGLFYLVRLFIYHEESKNMDNELKIAFNKQYTLMEKRLANIITTPGMILALSMAICMVIMQPSWLSEKWLQIKISFVLGLVIYHSYCYKIMYSLQNGTSTISAKSLRLLNELPTLLLFIIVLLVIFKNNFPTSIATWSVVGLIIFMLASIQLYAKIRKKNENSLSNE, from the coding sequence TTGGCAGCTGAAGCATATCTCTGGTTTAAATCACTTCACATTATTGGTGTAATCGTTTGGTTTGCGGGACTTTTTTATTTAGTAAGACTTTTTATATATCATGAAGAATCTAAAAATATGGATAATGAATTAAAAATTGCCTTTAATAAACAATACACCTTGATGGAAAAAAGGCTGGCGAATATAATCACAACACCCGGGATGATATTAGCTTTAAGTATGGCTATTTGCATGGTTATTATGCAACCAAGTTGGTTAAGTGAGAAGTGGTTGCAAATTAAAATTTCTTTTGTTTTGGGATTAGTAATTTATCATTCTTATTGTTATAAAATAATGTATTCATTACAAAATGGTACTTCAACCATTTCAGCAAAAAGCCTTAGATTATTAAATGAATTGCCTACTTTATTATTATTTATAATTGTACTTTTAGTTATTTTTAAAAATAATTTTCCAACTAGTATTGCTACATGGAGCGTAGTTGGACTAATTATTTTCATGTTGGCTTCAATTCAATTATATGCAAAGATTAGAAAGAAAAATGAGAATTCATTAAGTAATGAATAG
- a CDS encoding PHP domain-containing protein encodes MNREDLVKLTSNINKNSCPNNINFHCHTKFSDGSLEPYELLDQAYKNNLKFLSITDHHTIKAHEYIKKNNILKNYPKDSFTLISGIEINCLILGCLVHVIGLGIDIKSKYLNPYILGESPIGNDLNIKSVIKAINLAGGLSFLAHPARYRIPFYKLIPEAKIQGIDGIEVWYDYELNEVWNPSLFVCSEIDKLADKYSMLKTCGTDSHGLSLLGR; translated from the coding sequence ATGAATAGGGAAGACTTAGTAAAATTAACTTCCAATATTAATAAAAATAGTTGTCCTAATAATATTAATTTTCACTGTCATACAAAATTTAGTGATGGAAGTTTAGAACCATATGAACTTTTAGATCAAGCTTATAAAAATAACTTGAAATTTTTATCAATAACCGATCATCATACAATTAAAGCTCATGAATATATAAAAAAAAATAATATACTCAAAAATTATCCTAAAGATTCCTTTACATTAATTTCGGGAATAGAAATTAATTGTTTGATTTTAGGATGTTTAGTACATGTAATTGGATTGGGAATAGATATAAAAAGTAAATACCTAAATCCCTACATCCTTGGAGAGTCTCCAATAGGTAATGATTTAAATATTAAATCAGTTATAAAAGCAATAAATTTAGCTGGTGGTTTATCATTTCTTGCACATCCAGCGAGATACAGGATTCCCTTTTATAAATTAATTCCAGAGGCCAAAATACAAGGTATTGATGGAATAGAGGTTTGGTACGATTATGAACTTAATGAAGTATGGAATCCTAGTTTATTTGTATGTTCAGAAATAGATAAATTAGCAGATAAATATTCAATGCTAAAAACATGCGGAACAGATAGTCATGGACTTTCGCTATTAGGTAGATAA
- the cobN gene encoding cobaltochelatase subunit CobN — protein MHRILNIAGNDKNKDDLIEQPVADFIFITSVKADLKLLSNLLLEKEFASLKNNIRALEISNLNSPAQVDNYLLKTINYAKVVVLRLFGDKGTWNYGIEQLLKWQAVNKKRKLVILSGTFDQEVSLCELSSIDKEVALNISKLLRSGGLDNYRKFLNCLNYLKIDETLIPDKFLKISFYADPYLYDWKVEKGEKIGIISYKALFLANEIEVNEKLNLQLRKCGLSPKTIFISTLKDHIIQKKLIEIFKKEDIKLIITTTSFSSSQIKNNELIENSTNIFTSLKIPILQLLSSNRSRKNWLNSSIGMNSSDLLMQIIIPEFDGRITTCPSAFKEIISKKNTLYSEITSYKADQVGIKWISKFATNYVKLQQLNNFEKKICLIISNYPVKNGRIGNGVGLNTPSSIINILNWLKEEGYDLGSCNYPQDSSELMSILIKTRTNDIESQNNKPLDYLPLSEYLKYWNYLELEPKNIIVNRWGKPSEAIDLDNEGFSINGIRFGKITLLIQPQRGYDSFTDRDIHSPDLPPPHRYLAQYFWIEKVFNANAICHIGKHGTVEWLPGKSIGLSNKCFPNIICPAIPNIYPFIVNDPGEGSQAKRRTAATIIDHLTPPLDRSELYGKYSILENYLEEYFEAKLLNSNRIEIIEKAIFELIKKDFNEITLNNKNNQIEEIDSFLCKIKESQIRTGLHIFGNRQNDINEINLFLCVARVPNANRIGIVQYIAKHLKLDLDPWTNIYDQKLSEKDKKILLTFSNKNILNFRMAIDFLEQQAKYLIYLFFYKKNTNIKNLEKYKNQKIIDYFFNEKKHNKYFLLLKKEILYPIINSSYNEKLSFINSLNGQYVKSGPSGAPTRGKTEALPTGKNFFSVDSRGLPTESAWSVGCQSASQILDLYKQDNGEDLKNIAISVWATSTMRNGGEDICQILYLLGVQPIWDGPSRRVVDLEIIPLSVLERPRVDVTLRISGMFRDAFPQLVKLTSKAINLVSNLNEDDKFNPLAGASRDGDSINRIFGSAPGSYGAGLQELISNSNWENIDDFGESFLNWSKWIYSDNLEPIEDKKSLENALKNVQLVVHNQDNKEHDILDSDDYYQFQGGLSSAVKKLSGKFPEMYHGDLSKFGLSKISKLQDEINKVVISRILNPKWINGMKDNGYKGAFEFSATLDYLYAFDASTEVVSDWCYEEVYKSWLCDLDLRNFFLENNPWALRDIAQRFLEIVNRKMWNNCSSDVIENLKNIIINTDSIIEKNEF, from the coding sequence ATGCACAGGATATTAAATATAGCAGGAAATGATAAGAATAAGGATGATTTAATAGAGCAACCAGTTGCAGATTTTATTTTTATAACAAGTGTCAAAGCTGATTTAAAACTCTTATCAAATTTATTGTTAGAAAAAGAATTTGCTTCATTAAAAAATAATATTAGAGCTTTAGAAATTTCTAATTTAAATTCCCCAGCTCAAGTAGATAATTATCTATTAAAAACAATCAATTATGCCAAAGTTGTAGTACTGAGATTATTCGGAGATAAAGGTACATGGAACTATGGAATTGAGCAACTTTTAAAATGGCAAGCAGTTAATAAAAAAAGGAAGTTAGTAATCCTATCAGGTACCTTTGATCAGGAAGTTTCCTTATGTGAACTAAGTAGTATAGATAAAGAAGTAGCATTAAATATTTCTAAATTACTAAGATCTGGAGGACTGGATAATTATAGAAAATTTCTAAATTGTTTAAATTATCTAAAGATAGATGAAACATTAATTCCTGATAAGTTTTTGAAGATTTCTTTTTATGCAGATCCTTATTTGTATGATTGGAAAGTTGAAAAAGGGGAAAAGATAGGAATAATATCCTATAAAGCCCTTTTTTTGGCAAATGAAATTGAAGTAAATGAAAAACTTAACTTGCAGTTAAGAAAATGCGGACTATCCCCTAAAACAATTTTTATTTCAACACTAAAAGATCATATTATTCAAAAGAAATTAATAGAAATTTTTAAAAAGGAAGATATTAAATTAATAATTACCACAACTTCATTTTCTTCATCTCAAATCAAAAATAACGAATTAATTGAAAATTCTACAAATATTTTTACTTCTCTTAAAATTCCAATTTTACAGCTTCTCTCTTCAAATAGATCAAGAAAAAATTGGTTAAATTCATCCATTGGAATGAATTCATCTGATTTATTGATGCAAATAATTATTCCTGAATTTGATGGAAGGATTACTACCTGTCCTTCAGCATTTAAAGAAATAATTTCTAAAAAAAATACACTCTACAGTGAAATAACCAGTTACAAAGCTGATCAAGTAGGTATTAAATGGATTTCAAAATTCGCAACAAATTATGTGAAACTTCAACAACTTAATAATTTTGAAAAAAAAATTTGTTTAATAATAAGTAATTATCCAGTAAAGAATGGAAGAATCGGTAATGGTGTTGGTCTTAATACACCATCTTCGATAATAAATATTCTTAACTGGTTAAAAGAAGAAGGTTATGATCTTGGATCTTGTAATTATCCACAAGATTCTTCGGAATTAATGTCAATACTTATAAAAACTAGAACTAATGATATTGAATCTCAAAATAATAAACCATTAGATTACTTACCACTTAGTGAATATTTAAAATATTGGAATTATTTAGAACTTGAACCAAAAAATATTATTGTTAACCGTTGGGGCAAACCATCAGAAGCGATCGATCTTGATAATGAAGGCTTCTCAATAAATGGTATTAGATTTGGAAAAATAACATTATTGATTCAACCTCAACGAGGTTATGACTCTTTCACTGATAGAGATATTCATTCTCCCGATCTTCCACCTCCCCATAGATATTTAGCACAATATTTTTGGATTGAAAAAGTTTTTAACGCAAATGCTATTTGCCATATTGGTAAACATGGGACTGTTGAATGGTTACCTGGCAAATCTATTGGTCTCAGTAATAAATGTTTTCCAAATATTATTTGTCCAGCAATACCAAACATATATCCTTTTATCGTAAATGATCCTGGGGAAGGATCCCAAGCTAAAAGAAGAACTGCTGCAACAATTATTGATCATTTAACCCCTCCTTTGGATAGGTCAGAATTATATGGAAAATATTCAATATTAGAAAATTATTTAGAAGAATATTTTGAAGCAAAATTATTAAATTCTAATCGGATTGAAATTATAGAAAAAGCCATTTTTGAATTAATTAAAAAAGATTTTAATGAAATCACTTTAAATAATAAAAATAATCAAATTGAAGAGATTGATTCTTTTCTTTGCAAAATTAAAGAATCTCAAATTAGGACAGGTTTGCATATTTTTGGTAATAGGCAGAATGACATTAATGAAATAAATTTATTCTTGTGTGTCGCTAGAGTGCCAAATGCTAATAGAATTGGGATTGTTCAATATATAGCAAAACATTTAAAACTAGATTTGGATCCTTGGACAAATATATATGATCAAAAGTTAAGTGAAAAAGATAAAAAAATATTATTGACTTTTTCCAACAAAAACATTTTAAACTTTAGAATGGCTATTGATTTTTTGGAACAACAAGCAAAGTATTTAATATATTTGTTTTTTTATAAAAAGAATACCAATATAAAAAATCTTGAGAAATATAAAAATCAGAAAATAATAGACTATTTCTTTAATGAAAAAAAACATAATAAGTATTTTTTATTATTAAAAAAAGAGATTTTATATCCAATCATTAATTCTTCATATAATGAGAAATTATCATTTATTAATTCGTTAAATGGACAATATGTAAAAAGTGGTCCATCTGGAGCCCCTACGAGAGGTAAAACTGAAGCTTTACCCACTGGTAAAAATTTCTTTTCAGTTGATTCGAGAGGTCTGCCAACTGAATCAGCATGGAGTGTTGGTTGCCAATCCGCCTCACAAATACTTGATTTATACAAACAAGATAATGGAGAAGATTTAAAAAATATAGCAATATCTGTATGGGCAACATCCACAATGAGAAATGGTGGTGAAGACATTTGTCAAATACTATATTTATTAGGAGTACAGCCTATTTGGGATGGGCCCTCAAGAAGAGTAGTAGATCTAGAAATCATTCCTTTATCTGTTCTCGAAAGACCAAGGGTTGATGTTACTTTAAGGATTTCAGGAATGTTTAGAGATGCATTTCCACAGTTAGTTAAATTAACTTCTAAAGCAATAAATCTTGTTTCTAATCTTAATGAGGATGATAAATTTAACCCTCTTGCTGGGGCATCAAGGGATGGTGATTCAATTAATCGTATATTTGGTTCAGCGCCAGGTTCATATGGAGCTGGACTACAAGAACTAATTTCTAATTCTAATTGGGAAAATATTGATGATTTTGGAGAATCTTTTCTTAATTGGAGTAAGTGGATTTACAGTGATAATCTTGAACCTATAGAGGATAAAAAATCATTAGAAAATGCTCTTAAAAATGTTCAGTTAGTTGTTCATAACCAAGATAATAAGGAACATGATATTTTAGATTCTGATGATTATTATCAGTTTCAGGGTGGCTTATCTTCAGCAGTAAAAAAATTGAGCGGTAAATTTCCTGAAATGTATCATGGTGATTTATCAAAATTTGGATTATCCAAAATTTCAAAATTACAAGATGAAATTAATAAAGTTGTTATATCAAGAATACTTAACCCTAAATGGATAAATGGAATGAAGGATAATGGTTATAAAGGAGCGTTTGAATTTTCAGCTACACTAGATTACTTATATGCTTTTGATGCTTCTACTGAAGTAGTCTCAGATTGGTGTTATGAGGAAGTTTATAAATCATGGTTATGTGATCTGGATCTTAGGAATTTCTTTCTAGAGAATAATCCATGGGCTTTAAGAGATATTGCACAAAGATTTCTTGAAATTGTAAATAGAAAAATGTGGAATAATTGTTCATCAGATGTCATTGAAAATTTAAAGAACATAATTATTAATACTGATTCAATAATTGAAAAAAATGAATTCTAA
- a CDS encoding branched-chain amino acid transaminase has translation MHEFLPYAWFEGKCIPFKEAKISIATHALHYGTAAFGGMRAIPNPTNKKEFLLFRTDKHIKRLSQSAKLLLTDISEEYIFKALEEVIKRNKPKKPIYIRPFVYTSDLGIAPRLHNIETDFFIYCIELGDYLSPDGVSCRMSSWTRQEDRSLPLRGKISGAYITSSLAKTEASLSGFDEALLLNSSGKVSEASGMNLFIVRNGDLITPGVDQDILEGITRASVIELAKSFGINVIERPVDKTELLIADEVFLSGTAAKITPVKKIESTELNVERPIMNKLKSKLIEITEGRSQDYDNWVTRISLQ, from the coding sequence ATGCATGAATTTCTTCCATACGCCTGGTTCGAAGGTAAATGTATTCCATTTAAAGAAGCAAAAATATCAATAGCTACTCATGCACTACATTACGGCACTGCTGCATTTGGAGGAATGCGAGCGATACCCAATCCTACAAATAAAAAAGAATTTCTTTTATTTAGAACTGATAAACACATAAAAAGATTATCTCAAAGTGCTAAATTACTCTTAACTGATATTTCTGAAGAATATATTTTTAAAGCCTTAGAGGAAGTTATAAAAAGAAACAAGCCAAAAAAACCTATTTATATAAGACCATTTGTATATACAAGCGATTTAGGTATAGCTCCAAGGTTACACAATATTGAAACAGATTTCTTCATTTATTGTATTGAACTAGGAGATTATCTATCCCCAGATGGTGTTTCTTGTAGAATGAGTAGTTGGACTAGACAAGAAGATAGATCTCTCCCATTGAGAGGGAAAATAAGTGGAGCTTATATTACTAGTTCATTAGCTAAAACAGAAGCTAGTTTATCGGGTTTTGATGAAGCCTTGCTATTAAATTCAAGTGGCAAGGTAAGCGAAGCTAGTGGTATGAATTTATTTATTGTAAGAAATGGAGACTTAATCACTCCAGGTGTTGATCAAGATATCCTTGAGGGGATTACTAGAGCTAGTGTAATTGAATTAGCAAAATCATTTGGAATAAATGTAATTGAAAGGCCTGTTGATAAAACAGAATTATTAATAGCCGATGAAGTTTTTCTAAGTGGTACAGCTGCAAAAATTACACCAGTTAAAAAGATTGAATCAACCGAGTTAAATGTGGAAAGACCAATAATGAATAAATTAAAAAGTAAGCTTATAGAAATAACAGAAGGTCGTTCTCAAGACTATGATAATTGGGTAACAAGAATTTCTCTACAATAA